One genomic window of Eisenibacter elegans DSM 3317 includes the following:
- a CDS encoding endonuclease MutS2, with product MIYPDHFEAKLGFDTIRQLLKERCLSDLGTAYVDKIRFSDNYDLIQKLTSQTAEFQDILTQGEYFPQQNYYNAHPYLKQAAIEGAFLDEAVFGELRASLMTIDQCLRFFAQASMQETYPLLTALSQTVEFDRGLVKQIDATIDERGKVRDNASPDLQRIRKSLIQEQNNLRTQLNKLLGIAKQQGYIKSDANITFREGRMVVPVPAEHKRKIKGFIHDESATGQTVYIEPAEVLDTNNHLKELAYQERREIIRILTALTAAIRPQVPQLQKAYDYLGMIDFIRAKAKLSLELGAVKPNFVEQPLLDWYAARHPLLVLSFAAQKKHVIPLDISLSEERRLLLISGPNAGGKSVSLKTVGLLQYMFQCGLLVPLAENSTIGLFKRIFIDIGDEQSLENDLSTYSAHLTHMRHFLRFSNAHTLLLIDEFGTGTEPVVGAAIAEAILEQLNAKRAFGVITTHYSNLKLLAENTKGLINGAMRFDAEKLSPLYILEIGKPGSSFAFEIAHKIGLPPEVIQRSRKKAGKQQVNFDEVLRNLEIERKQLHDLNRTLLEKEHALTETFNNYQKLKEYLEREKKGILNQAKQEASILLKEANQRIESTIREIKETQADKSKTLEVRQQLQKFAQKNRPEAASVAWEATTPEVAEAEVPIEVIEGNIEIDDYVRIKGQNAIGQVVALKGKNAEIAIGALKSTVKLDRLERLSRKAFRKEQQQASVRLKGINLNEKMMHFSIKLDLRGKRGEEAVTELTRFMDDAILLGQTELHILHGKGDGILRNLVRQQLRQYKQVVGIADEHADRGGDGITIVTLR from the coding sequence ATGATTTACCCCGACCATTTTGAGGCCAAGCTTGGCTTCGATACCATACGCCAATTGCTCAAAGAACGCTGCCTGAGCGACCTCGGAACGGCCTATGTAGACAAAATTCGATTTTCGGACAATTACGACCTCATCCAAAAGCTAACCAGCCAAACAGCTGAGTTCCAAGATATCCTCACTCAGGGGGAGTATTTCCCCCAACAAAACTACTACAACGCCCACCCCTACCTCAAGCAGGCCGCCATCGAAGGGGCTTTTTTGGATGAGGCCGTGTTTGGGGAGTTGCGCGCCTCCCTGATGACCATCGACCAATGTTTGCGCTTTTTTGCGCAGGCTTCGATGCAAGAAACTTACCCTTTGTTGACCGCCCTTAGCCAGACAGTGGAGTTTGACCGAGGTTTGGTCAAACAGATTGATGCCACCATCGACGAGCGTGGCAAAGTTCGTGACAATGCCTCGCCCGATCTGCAACGCATCCGCAAAAGTCTCATTCAGGAGCAAAACAACCTACGTACGCAGCTCAACAAGCTCTTGGGCATCGCCAAGCAACAAGGATATATTAAGTCTGATGCCAATATCACTTTCCGCGAAGGGCGTATGGTCGTGCCTGTTCCTGCCGAACACAAGCGTAAGATTAAGGGTTTCATCCACGACGAATCGGCCACTGGACAAACCGTGTACATAGAGCCTGCCGAGGTACTCGACACCAACAACCACCTCAAAGAGCTCGCCTACCAAGAACGGCGCGAAATCATCCGTATCCTGACAGCTCTCACGGCGGCTATCCGCCCACAAGTACCTCAGTTACAAAAAGCCTACGACTACCTCGGGATGATTGACTTCATCCGTGCCAAAGCCAAGCTCTCACTCGAACTAGGTGCTGTAAAACCTAATTTTGTGGAGCAGCCCTTGCTAGATTGGTATGCGGCTAGGCATCCGCTTCTGGTGCTGAGCTTTGCGGCGCAAAAAAAACACGTCATCCCGCTTGACATCAGCTTGTCAGAGGAGCGCCGCCTCCTGCTTATCTCAGGCCCCAACGCCGGGGGTAAGTCCGTGTCGCTCAAAACCGTAGGACTATTACAGTACATGTTCCAGTGTGGGCTATTGGTGCCTTTGGCCGAAAATTCAACCATCGGGCTGTTCAAGCGTATTTTTATCGACATAGGCGATGAGCAATCGCTCGAAAACGACCTCAGCACCTACAGCGCCCACCTAACCCATATGCGGCACTTCCTGCGCTTCTCTAATGCACATACCCTGCTGTTGATTGATGAGTTTGGCACCGGTACCGAGCCGGTAGTTGGCGCAGCCATTGCCGAAGCTATCCTAGAACAGCTCAATGCCAAACGTGCCTTCGGCGTAATCACAACCCATTACAGCAACCTCAAACTCTTGGCCGAAAACACCAAAGGCTTGATTAATGGTGCTATGCGCTTCGATGCCGAAAAGCTTTCGCCGCTTTACATCCTTGAAATAGGCAAGCCGGGCAGTTCTTTTGCTTTCGAAATTGCCCACAAGATAGGGCTTCCGCCAGAGGTTATTCAACGCAGCCGCAAAAAAGCCGGCAAGCAACAGGTCAACTTCGATGAGGTATTGCGCAATCTCGAAATAGAGCGTAAGCAGCTCCACGACCTCAACCGCACGCTTTTGGAAAAGGAACACGCCCTTACCGAAACCTTCAACAACTACCAAAAACTCAAAGAATACCTAGAGCGGGAGAAAAAAGGTATCCTCAATCAAGCCAAACAAGAAGCCTCGATACTGCTCAAAGAAGCTAATCAGCGGATTGAGAGCACCATTCGTGAAATAAAAGAAACACAGGCAGACAAAAGTAAGACCTTAGAAGTACGCCAACAACTTCAAAAATTTGCCCAAAAAAATCGTCCCGAAGCAGCCTCAGTGGCTTGGGAAGCTACCACTCCAGAGGTGGCCGAAGCCGAAGTACCTATTGAAGTCATAGAAGGAAACATAGAAATAGACGACTATGTGCGCATCAAGGGGCAAAATGCCATCGGCCAAGTAGTTGCACTCAAAGGCAAAAACGCTGAAATCGCCATCGGAGCACTGAAGTCTACCGTTAAGCTTGACCGCTTGGAGCGCTTGAGCCGCAAGGCCTTCCGAAAAGAACAACAACAGGCTAGTGTGCGCCTCAAAGGAATCAACCTAAACGAAAAAATGATGCATTTCAGCATCAAGCTCGACTTGCGTGGCAAACGCGGCGAGGAGGCCGTAACCGAGCTGACCCGCTTTATGGATGATGCCATCTTGCTGGGGCAAACCGAACTTCATATCTTACATGGCAAAGGCGACGGCATCTTGCGTAACCTCGTCCGGCAGCAGTTGCGTCAATACAAGCAGGTTGTCGGAATAGCCGACGAGCACGCCGACCGGGGCGGCGACGGCATCACCATCGTTACGCTCCGCTAA
- a CDS encoding methyltransferase RsmF C-terminal domain-like protein → MENNALPTIPAIFERRLYHYLGEEEATQLLASLGGAAPVSIRFHPDKAAEPTAVATHLPLQSPVVWEPAAYYLHQRPAFALDPHWHAGAYYVQEASSMFVGEAVRQLALPSQARVLDLCAAPGGKTTHLLSVLPADALLVANEIHKTRAQVLLDNLARWGKPNYWVSNNSPETLGEALPAGMFDLMLTDVPCSGEGMFRKDATAIEEWSEENVTHCSTRQKDIAQAVAHLLAPGGYWLYSTCTYAPEENEAVIADLVEQYGLLSHRLSLPQGSGIVEKVHQMGGKTVYTYHFYPHKIVGEGLFLACLHNDSFANRPTIKANKKQAQQLATASAKERALLSPWLKAQAPLGDDWTFIKQPQGFYALPQAQAQLWAALQDKGIYWRNAGVFMGELKQQQLVPAHALALSTALNVNVPQLELSYEEALSYLRRDHFELQAEAPNGWVLACYEGTALGWLKVLQKRVNNYYPAAWRLRS, encoded by the coding sequence ATGGAAAACAACGCCCTGCCCACCATCCCGGCTATTTTTGAACGCCGTTTGTACCACTATTTAGGAGAAGAGGAAGCCACACAGCTTTTAGCCTCACTTGGAGGGGCAGCCCCGGTGAGCATCCGTTTCCACCCCGACAAAGCCGCTGAGCCGACCGCAGTTGCTACTCACTTGCCACTACAAAGCCCTGTAGTATGGGAGCCGGCAGCCTATTATCTCCATCAACGCCCGGCTTTCGCACTTGACCCACACTGGCACGCCGGAGCCTATTATGTGCAAGAGGCCTCCTCAATGTTTGTAGGAGAGGCTGTCAGGCAGTTGGCGCTGCCATCGCAGGCGCGGGTATTGGACTTGTGCGCCGCACCGGGAGGCAAAACCACACATCTGCTTAGTGTGTTACCTGCTGATGCGCTTTTGGTGGCCAACGAAATCCATAAGACACGCGCCCAAGTTCTTCTCGACAATTTGGCTCGTTGGGGTAAACCCAACTATTGGGTCTCTAATAATTCTCCCGAAACCTTGGGAGAGGCGCTTCCGGCAGGAATGTTTGACCTGATGCTCACCGATGTACCCTGCTCAGGAGAGGGGATGTTCCGAAAAGACGCAACAGCCATCGAGGAGTGGAGTGAAGAAAATGTAACACATTGTAGCACACGCCAGAAAGATATTGCCCAGGCGGTTGCTCACCTATTGGCACCGGGCGGCTACTGGCTTTACAGCACCTGCACCTATGCACCCGAAGAAAATGAGGCAGTCATCGCGGATTTGGTGGAGCAATATGGGCTGTTGAGCCACCGGCTGAGCCTGCCTCAGGGGAGTGGCATCGTAGAAAAAGTACATCAAATGGGTGGGAAAACGGTCTATACCTACCATTTTTATCCACACAAAATCGTAGGAGAGGGGTTGTTTTTGGCTTGTTTACACAATGATAGTTTTGCCAACCGCCCTACGATAAAAGCCAACAAAAAACAAGCCCAACAATTGGCTACGGCTTCTGCCAAAGAACGCGCCTTGCTCAGCCCTTGGCTCAAAGCACAAGCCCCCCTTGGCGATGATTGGACTTTTATCAAGCAGCCCCAAGGTTTTTATGCTTTGCCCCAAGCGCAGGCACAGCTTTGGGCGGCTCTACAAGACAAGGGTATTTACTGGCGGAATGCCGGAGTGTTTATGGGCGAACTCAAACAGCAGCAGCTCGTGCCCGCACACGCGCTAGCCTTGAGTACGGCACTTAACGTCAATGTACCCCAACTTGAGTTGAGTTATGAAGAAGCCTTGAGCTACTTACGCCGAGACCATTTCGAGCTTCAAGCGGAGGCCCCCAATGGCTGGGTTTTGGCTTGTTATGAGGGAACAGCGCTAGGCTGGCTTAAAGTACTCCAAAAACGGGTGAATAACTACTATCCGGCAGCTTGGCGATTACGGAGTTAG
- a CDS encoding DMT family protein has product MRIFYTILLLILSNAFMMMAWYGHLKFKQIPALAKWGLVGVILISWAIALFEYCFQVPANRLGYKEYGGPFALVELKVLQEVITLVVFVVFSLVVFRNETFRWNHLVGFGFLVLAVYFIFKK; this is encoded by the coding sequence ATGAGAATTTTTTATACCATCTTATTATTAATACTTTCCAATGCCTTTATGATGATGGCTTGGTATGGGCATTTGAAGTTCAAACAGATTCCGGCCTTAGCCAAATGGGGCTTGGTGGGAGTCATCCTGATTAGTTGGGCTATCGCCTTATTTGAGTATTGTTTTCAAGTGCCTGCCAATCGCTTAGGCTACAAAGAGTATGGCGGTCCTTTTGCCTTGGTAGAGCTGAAGGTCTTACAAGAAGTCATCACCTTGGTGGTGTTTGTGGTGTTTTCGTTGGTGGTTTTTCGCAACGAGACCTTCCGCTGGAATCATTTAGTCGGATTTGGCTTTTTAGTTTTAGCAGTGTATTTTATATTTAAAAAATAA
- the mltG gene encoding endolytic transglycosylase MltG: MESKKRERLLGYILALANLGERLKGLRVLRPSRSTLIALTLMFFTASVAIIVYGYQMFYSPNLQVKREQAYSLYIPEGARFQTVLDSLKKNRVVGDQLSFAFVAKLLKYQDKVLPGHYHIEPNMNNYAAIKLLRSGRQVPVRVTFTMARFPEDIAKKVAPKMMFHEEDLTKVLTDTSVARKYGFDQHSFLTMFLPNTYEVYWTDSPEAFVSRMHDEYQRFWTTERRQKAEKLGLSPIEVSVLGSIVQAETSKNDEKPRVAGVYLNRLRKKMRLEADPTLVYALGDFSLKRVLNKHKEIDSPYNTYKNAGLPPGPINLPSLATLKAVLDAETHEYLFFCAKDDFSGYHNFAVTYQEHLNNARRYQQALNKRGIR; encoded by the coding sequence ATGGAATCAAAAAAACGAGAGCGATTATTAGGCTATATCCTGGCTTTGGCCAACTTGGGCGAGCGGCTTAAAGGCTTACGCGTGTTACGACCTAGCAGGAGCACACTCATCGCATTGACCTTGATGTTTTTTACGGCTTCGGTAGCCATTATCGTTTATGGTTACCAAATGTTTTATAGTCCCAACTTGCAGGTAAAGCGCGAACAAGCTTACAGCCTCTATATTCCCGAGGGCGCACGCTTCCAAACCGTACTCGACAGTCTCAAGAAAAACCGTGTTGTGGGTGACCAACTTTCTTTTGCTTTTGTGGCCAAACTACTCAAATACCAAGACAAGGTGTTGCCCGGGCATTATCATATTGAGCCCAATATGAACAACTATGCGGCCATAAAGCTACTCCGCAGTGGGCGGCAAGTGCCTGTTCGGGTTACCTTTACGATGGCACGCTTCCCCGAAGATATTGCCAAAAAAGTAGCTCCAAAGATGATGTTCCACGAAGAAGACTTGACCAAGGTGCTGACTGATACGTCCGTAGCCCGTAAATACGGATTTGACCAACATAGCTTTTTAACAATGTTTTTGCCCAATACCTATGAAGTGTATTGGACAGACAGCCCCGAGGCTTTTGTCAGCCGTATGCATGACGAATACCAGCGTTTTTGGACTACCGAGCGCCGCCAAAAAGCTGAAAAACTTGGGCTTAGCCCCATAGAAGTGTCTGTGTTGGGCTCTATCGTACAGGCAGAAACCAGCAAAAACGATGAGAAGCCTCGTGTAGCTGGAGTATATCTCAACCGCCTGCGCAAAAAAATGCGCCTCGAAGCCGACCCTACCTTGGTGTATGCCCTTGGTGATTTCAGTCTCAAGCGGGTGCTCAACAAACACAAAGAGATTGACTCGCCCTATAATACCTACAAAAACGCAGGCCTCCCCCCCGGCCCCATCAACCTCCCGTCTTTGGCCACGCTCAAGGCTGTGCTCGATGCTGAAACCCACGAATACCTCTTTTTCTGTGCCAAGGATGATTTTTCAGGCTATCACAACTTTGCCGTAACCTACCAAGAACACCTCAACAACGCCCGCCGCTACCAACAAGCGTTAAACAAGCGCGGAATTCGGTAA
- a CDS encoding patatin-like phospholipase family protein, whose product MAKQQRKSTDEKHLAVALQGGGAHGAFTWGVLDRLLEDERIILDGFSGTSAGAMNAALLAYGLHSGNRQTARDLLHKFWKTNSQVAAFSPLQPGIYDRITSSGNMDHSPGFLVSEMMGLFVSPYQSPLSDYNPLRDILTDLIDFDSLRKCKITQLFVAATNVRRGKVRVFKPHEISVDAVLASANLPFLFKAVTIDGEDYWDGGYMGNPPIFPLIDGTPAQDILIVQINPINIPETPKSSAEIRDRINELSFNSALMHEMRKIDLVDRLISMGVDLGGKFRKIYIHNINPEEDMHQYNVSSKLNATWDFLLRLRDLGRDYAERWIAQNFDDIGQRSTCNVREVFL is encoded by the coding sequence ATGGCAAAACAACAACGTAAATCTACTGATGAAAAACACCTCGCCGTTGCGCTTCAAGGCGGGGGAGCACACGGGGCTTTTACTTGGGGAGTGCTCGACCGCCTGCTCGAAGATGAACGCATCATCCTCGATGGCTTCAGCGGCACGAGCGCCGGGGCAATGAACGCCGCCCTACTCGCCTATGGCCTACACTCCGGCAACCGACAAACGGCTCGTGATTTGCTCCACAAGTTTTGGAAGACTAACTCCCAGGTAGCGGCCTTCTCCCCCCTACAGCCCGGTATTTATGACCGCATCACCAGCAGTGGTAATATGGACCATTCACCGGGCTTTTTGGTGTCTGAAATGATGGGGCTTTTTGTTTCGCCATACCAGTCCCCCCTTTCTGATTACAACCCTTTGCGCGATATTCTGACTGATTTGATTGACTTCGACAGTTTGCGCAAATGCAAGATAACCCAGCTTTTTGTGGCAGCTACCAATGTGCGACGGGGCAAGGTGCGGGTTTTCAAACCACACGAAATCTCTGTCGATGCGGTCTTGGCCTCAGCCAACCTGCCTTTCCTCTTCAAAGCCGTTACGATTGACGGAGAAGACTATTGGGACGGGGGCTATATGGGTAACCCGCCTATTTTCCCGCTGATTGACGGCACGCCTGCACAAGACATTCTCATTGTGCAAATCAACCCTATCAATATCCCGGAGACACCTAAAAGCTCTGCCGAAATACGTGACCGCATCAACGAGTTGAGCTTCAACTCCGCTCTCATGCACGAAATGCGTAAAATTGACCTCGTAGACCGGCTCATCAGTATGGGCGTAGATTTGGGGGGCAAATTCCGCAAAATCTATATCCACAACATCAACCCCGAAGAGGATATGCACCAATACAACGTGTCGAGCAAGCTCAACGCTACTTGGGACTTCCTGCTGCGCCTGCGCGACCTCGGACGCGACTATGCCGAGCGTTGGATAGCCCAAAACTTCGACGACATAGGGCAACGTTCTACCTGCAATGTCAGAGAGGTTTTTTTGTAG
- a CDS encoding ABC transporter ATP-binding protein, protein MQIKLEQVGKQYGQDWVLHGIDLSLDSADTFYAFTGANGSGKSTLMQLLAGWQTPSAGKIRYYDAAGTLIPEEQWYRHLSYVAPYMSLVEELSLAEHLRFQQRFRPMRPGFDQGAFLVQTGLKKSFHKAIKHFSSGMKQRVKLALAIYADTPLVFLDEPTSNLDQEGIEWYKNLILDNSQGRLFVIASNQAYEYSFCEQVFPLNGQRS, encoded by the coding sequence ATGCAAATCAAGCTAGAACAAGTAGGCAAGCAATATGGGCAGGATTGGGTCTTGCACGGCATCGACCTGAGCCTCGATAGTGCGGACACCTTTTATGCCTTTACTGGCGCCAACGGTAGCGGCAAATCTACCCTGATGCAGCTTTTGGCCGGCTGGCAGACCCCTTCGGCGGGGAAAATCAGGTATTATGATGCAGCCGGCACCTTGATTCCAGAAGAACAGTGGTACCGACATCTGTCGTATGTAGCGCCATATATGAGTCTGGTAGAGGAGCTGAGCCTTGCCGAACATCTACGCTTCCAGCAACGTTTCCGCCCGATGCGCCCAGGCTTTGACCAAGGCGCTTTCTTGGTACAAACTGGGTTGAAAAAATCATTTCATAAGGCCATCAAACATTTCTCGTCTGGGATGAAGCAGCGGGTAAAGCTGGCCTTGGCAATTTATGCCGATACACCATTGGTATTTTTGGATGAGCCAACGAGCAATTTAGATCAAGAAGGCATTGAATGGTATAAAAATTTGATTTTAGACAACTCCCAAGGCCGCCTTTTCGTAATTGCCTCTAATCAAGCTTATGAGTACAGCTTCTGTGAGCAGGTATTTCCGCTCAATGGCCAGCGCTCCTAA
- the hisB gene encoding bifunctional histidinol-phosphatase/imidazoleglycerol-phosphate dehydratase HisB: MQKILFIDRDGTLIVEPPTDFQVDSYEKLAFLPGVMRHLHRIVASGQYRLVMVTNQDGLGTESFPEETFWPAHRKMLDILESEGIRFDEILIDRTFEHEQAPTRKPRTGLLTHYLNNPAIDLANSFVIGDRITDIELAKNLGAQGILIGQAQAPEGEVLPIALRTDSWEGIANFLLTSKPQRSAEIRRETKETKIHIRLQLDGQGRYSNDTGIGFLDHMLDQLAMHAGLNLEVLAQGDLHIDHHHTIEDTAIALGQAFAQALGDKRGMERYGFFNLVMDETLAQVAIDFSGRASLVWDVQLRREAVGGFPCEMVSHFFKSFADQVPCNLHIRCSGENDHHQIEAIFKSFAKSIKMAKQITGTALPSTKGML; encoded by the coding sequence ATGCAAAAAATATTATTCATTGATAGAGACGGCACACTCATCGTAGAGCCGCCTACTGATTTTCAGGTAGATAGTTATGAAAAACTAGCCTTCCTCCCCGGAGTGATGCGCCATTTGCACCGCATTGTGGCTTCTGGCCAGTACCGGCTGGTAATGGTTACCAACCAAGACGGACTCGGGACAGAAAGCTTCCCTGAGGAGACTTTTTGGCCTGCACACCGCAAAATGCTCGATATTTTGGAGAGTGAGGGCATTCGCTTTGACGAAATCCTGATTGACCGTACTTTTGAGCACGAACAAGCACCTACACGCAAACCACGCACAGGCCTGCTGACGCATTATCTCAACAATCCTGCAATTGATTTGGCCAACTCCTTCGTCATTGGCGACCGCATTACGGACATCGAGCTAGCCAAGAACCTTGGGGCGCAGGGTATCCTCATTGGCCAAGCCCAAGCTCCGGAGGGCGAGGTCTTGCCCATTGCTTTGCGTACGGATAGCTGGGAAGGTATAGCCAACTTCTTGCTAACATCAAAGCCTCAGCGCAGCGCCGAAATCCGCCGGGAGACGAAGGAAACCAAGATCCATATCCGCCTACAACTCGACGGCCAAGGCCGATACAGCAACGATACAGGCATTGGCTTTCTGGACCATATGCTTGACCAACTGGCGATGCACGCAGGCCTTAACCTAGAAGTATTGGCACAAGGCGACCTCCACATCGACCATCACCACACCATCGAAGATACGGCCATTGCCTTGGGCCAGGCTTTTGCCCAAGCCCTTGGCGATAAGCGGGGGATGGAGCGTTATGGCTTTTTCAACCTTGTGATGGACGAAACCTTGGCTCAGGTGGCGATTGACTTCTCGGGGCGCGCCAGCCTTGTATGGGACGTGCAGCTGCGCCGTGAGGCTGTGGGTGGCTTCCCCTGTGAGATGGTGTCGCACTTCTTCAAGTCTTTTGCTGACCAAGTGCCTTGCAACTTACACATCCGCTGCTCGGGCGAAAACGACCACCATCAGATAGAGGCTATCTTCAAGTCTTTTGCAAAGTCTATCAAAATGGCCAAGCAAATCACCGGGACGGCCTTGCCCAGCACCAAAGGTATGCTTTAG
- the holA gene encoding DNA polymerase III subunit delta produces the protein MIQEAESTLQQIKKKQFAPCYFLHGEESYYIDAISEAVETQVLEPAERGLNQILLYGKDTDIGTIVQQARRYPMMAERQVIIVKEFQQTPDIGRAESKKLLENYLKQPVPSTVLVLCHKHKALAKNTTLYKALEAGAVVVEAKKMTDAKVGEWIGKYVAEHRRSIGQKAVQMLLEAVGADLSRLQSEIDKVLTTIPEGGNIDEQTLERLVGISKDYNIFELQNALGIRQSLQVFKILQYWEANPKKQPLIPTIAMLFQFFTKLLAAYASKDRSDAGLAKVMGVPPFAVKNYKTALQHYNAHDIVAALEALYIADLQSKGIEGRNLPDHEVLKELMGKILYRNIT, from the coding sequence ATGATTCAAGAGGCTGAAAGCACCCTCCAACAAATCAAAAAGAAGCAATTTGCCCCTTGTTATTTTTTACACGGGGAGGAGTCTTATTATATCGATGCCATCAGTGAGGCTGTCGAAACACAGGTACTGGAGCCCGCCGAGCGCGGCCTCAATCAAATCTTGCTTTATGGCAAGGACACGGACATTGGGACGATTGTACAGCAGGCGCGGCGTTATCCGATGATGGCTGAACGGCAAGTGATTATTGTCAAAGAATTTCAACAAACCCCCGACATTGGGCGTGCTGAGAGTAAAAAATTGTTGGAAAATTACCTCAAACAACCTGTTCCCAGTACGGTTTTGGTGCTTTGCCACAAACACAAAGCCTTGGCCAAAAATACGACCCTCTACAAAGCCCTAGAAGCGGGCGCAGTGGTGGTAGAAGCCAAAAAAATGACTGATGCCAAGGTAGGAGAATGGATAGGTAAATATGTGGCCGAACATCGGCGCAGTATTGGTCAAAAAGCCGTTCAGATGTTGCTAGAGGCCGTTGGTGCAGACCTTAGCCGCCTACAAAGCGAAATTGACAAGGTGCTGACGACCATCCCGGAAGGTGGTAACATCGATGAGCAAACACTGGAGCGCTTGGTGGGTATCAGTAAGGATTACAACATCTTTGAACTACAAAATGCCCTCGGTATCCGGCAAAGTTTGCAGGTATTCAAGATTCTGCAATATTGGGAGGCCAACCCTAAAAAACAACCGCTAATTCCTACAATAGCGATGCTTTTCCAATTTTTTACTAAATTGTTGGCAGCCTATGCCTCCAAAGACCGCAGCGATGCGGGCTTGGCCAAGGTGATGGGAGTGCCGCCTTTTGCGGTCAAAAACTACAAAACAGCCTTACAACACTACAATGCACACGATATAGTGGCAGCACTGGAGGCTTTATATATCGCCGACCTTCAGTCTAAGGGAATTGAGGGACGTAACCTACCCGACCACGAAGTGCTTAAAGAATTGATGGGTAAGATTTTGTACCGAAACATCACATAA